One region of Quercus lobata isolate SW786 chromosome 2, ValleyOak3.0 Primary Assembly, whole genome shotgun sequence genomic DNA includes:
- the LOC115975759 gene encoding 2-hydroxyacyl-CoA lyase codes for MAEADQTIDGNLLAAKSLAHFGVEHMFGVVGIPVTSFANRAVSLGIRFIAFHNEQSAGYAASAYGYLTHRPGVLLTVSGPGCVHGLAGLSNAMINTWPMVLISGSCDQNDVGRGDFQELDQIEAVKPFSKFSIKAKHVSEIPNAVAQVLHWSTSGRPGGCYLDLPSDLLHQTVTIAEAEKLLSAAETFFINATPETHVSGIEQTVSLLRNAKRPLIVFGKGAAYSRAENELKKLVESTGIPFLPTPMGKGLISDTHELAATAARSLAIGKCDVAFVIGARLNWLLHFGEPPKWSKDVVFILVDISEEEIELRKKSVNVGAGLVGDAKCVLESVNKAIKDEPFCLGKSHPWVEELKKKVKDNVVRLEAQLAKDVVPFNFYTPLRIIRDAILAVGSPAPVVVSEGANTMDVGRAVLVQTEPRTRLDAGTWGTMGIGLGYCIAAAVASPGRLVVAVEGDSGFGFSAMEVETLVRYQLPVVVIVFNNGGVYGGDRRSPEEIDGPHKHDPAPTSFVPSAAYHTLIEAFGGKGYLVGTPEELKSALSESFSARKPAVINVIIDPYAGSESGRLQHKN; via the exons ATGGCAGAAGCAGACCAAACCATCGATGGAAACCTGTTAGCAGCCAAGTCCCTCGCCCACTTCGGCGTGGAGCACATGTTCGGCGTGGTTGGAATTCCCGTAACCTCATTCGCCAACCGCGCCGTATCTCTCGGAATCCGTTTCATCGCTTTCCACAACGAACAGTCCGCCGGATACGCCGCCTCCGCTTACGGCTACCTCACGCACCGCCCCGGCGTGCTCCTCACGGTCTCCGGCCCCGGCTGCGTCCACGGCCTCGCTGGCCTCTCCAACGCTATGATCAATACTTGGCCTATGGTTCTCATCTCTGGCTCTTGCGACCAAAACGACGTCGGACGAGGCGATTTTCAAGAACTCGATCAGATCGAAGCCGTTAAGCCTTTCTCGAAATTCTCAATCAAAGCCAAACACGTGTCCGAGATCCCTAACGCCGTCGCTCAAGTCCTCCACTGGTCCACTTCGGGTCGACCCGGCGGGTGCTATCTGGATCTCCCATCGGACCTATTACATCAAACAGTCACAATTGCAGAAGCCGAGAAACTCTTATCGGCAGCCGAAACTTTCTTCATAAACGCCACTCCCGAAACTCACGTTTCGGGTATCGAACAAACGGTGTCGTTGCTCCGAAACGCGAAGAGGCCGTTGATTGTGTTCGGAAAAGGCGCGGCGTATTCTCGAGCGGAGAATGAATTGAAGAAACTCGTGGAGAGTACCGGAATTCCATTCCTTCCGACTCCGATGGGGAAGGGGTTAATCTCCGATACGCACGAGCTCGCAGCCACGGCAGCGAGATCGTTAGCGATTGGGAAATGCGATGTGGCGTTTGTGATCGGTGCGAGGTTAAATTGGTTGCTGCATTTCGGTGAGCCACCGAAGTGGTCGAAGGACGTGGTGTTTATCTTAGTGGATATAAGCGAGGAAGAGATAGAGTTAAGGAAAAAGAGTGTGAATGTGGGTGCTGGTTTAGTTGGAGATGCGAAATGTGTATTGGAGAGTGTGAACAAAGCTATCAAGGATGAGCCATTTTGTTTGGGGAAATCTCATCCTTGGGTTGaggaattgaagaagaaagtgaaGGACAATGTGGTCAGATTGGAGGCGCAATTGGCGAAGGATGTGGTACCGTTTAATTTCTATACTCCGTTGAGGATTATAAGGGATGCCATATTGGCGGTGGGGAGTCCTGCTCCGGTGGTGGTTTCTGAAGGGGCCAATACGATGGATGTTGGGAGGGCGGTGTTGGTTCAGACGGAGCCGAGGACTAGGTTGGATGCTGGGACTTGGGGGACTATGGGGATTGGTCTTGGTTATTGCATTGCGGCTGCAGTGGCCTCGCCAGGGAGGCTGGTGGTTGCGGTTGAAGGGGATTCTGGATTCGGGTTTAGTGCTATGGAAGTTGAG ACATTGGTTCGATACCAGTTGCCTGTGGTTGTAATTGTATTTAACAACGGTGGTGTCTATGGTGGTGACCGGAGGAGCCCTGAAGAAATTGATGGGCCTCACAAACATGATCCTGCGCCCACTTCTTTTGTCCCCAGTGCAGCATATCATACTCTAATTGAAGCTTTTGGAGGCAAAGGTTATCTTGTTGGGACACCTGAAGAACTCAAGTCTGCCCTTTCAGAATCCTTCTCTGCACGGAAACCAGCTGTCATAAATGTTATAATTGATCCTTATGCTGGTTCGGAAAGTGGGAGGCTACAACACAAGAACTGA